The Primulina eburnea isolate SZY01 chromosome 8, ASM2296580v1, whole genome shotgun sequence genome contains a region encoding:
- the LOC140838989 gene encoding uncharacterized protein, producing MAGRPPRQNRNPRYANNNNNNIDEEGNGPPPQFSLNQADLMAIATIVATTLQGLVNPNANQQPPPPPQHGVKFHYESLRKNRCPTFSGAADPEVSQSWLKSVETQLRLLEVPDALKVDVIVPFLEDKAAKWWEAVSPAMTAAGPITWRIFRETFLKQYYPAEVRLQKLSEFENLSQAPDMSVVEYTSQFNALGSYAPAIMADEVLKLHRFKKGLNSRIQSALAVYQPTNFSDLMGAAIRSEADIRRREGENRNKRPPVNQPSQGRPMFKRPNQSGGPPSGKFPSDNYQGLKPCSTCGFKHSGECRRASGVCFGCGKAGHRIAECPTAANRPAGSNRGTGPNPGAGPSKPKEDKPNARIFAMTQKEADDATEVVSGTILIQSVPAYALFDCGATHSFMSKRFAKKLGRRPDKLTEPFRIATPTSRAIETEEIYRDCEISINNQTFSSDLIQLIMVDFDIILGMDWLARNSAVVDCKGKEVKLRTPNQEEVVFHGKSKGRKSLLSASQA from the coding sequence ATGGCCGGTAGACCACCAAGGCAGAATCGCAACCCCCGTTATgctaacaacaacaacaacaacattgATGAAGAAGGCAACGGGCCTCCACCTCAGTTCAGTCTCAATCAAGCGGACCTAATGGCGATAGCCACGATCGTGGCGACGACACTTCAAGGGTTAGTGAACCCCAATGCTAATCAGCAGCCCCCACCTCCACCACAGCATGGGGTCAAGTTTCATTACGAGTCTCTGCGCAAGAACAGGTGTCCAACTTTCAGTGGCGCTGCCGACCCTGAAGTTAGCCAGAGCTGGCTCAAGAGTGTGGAAACTCAGTTAAGACTATTGGAAGTCCCAGATGCACTAAAAGTGGACGTGATAGTGCCTTTCCTGGAAGACAAGGCAGCTAAATGGTGGGAAGCAGTCTCGCCAGCCATGACCGCTGCTGGACCAATCACATGGCGAATCTTCCGGGAAACATTTCTGAAGCAGTACTACCCGGCAGAGGTCAGACTGCAGAAGTTAAGTGAGTTTGAGAATCTCAGTCAGGCCCCGGATATGTCAGTAGTGGAATACACCTCTCAGTTCAATGCCCTTGGTTCTTATGCTCCTGCAATTATGGCGGATGAAGTTCTGAAATTGCACCGATTTAAGAAGGGGTTGAACAGCAGAATCCAATCCGCTCTGGCAGTCTACCAACCTACCAACTTTTCAGACTTGATGGGTGCGGCTATCCGATCCGAAGCTGATATTCGTCGGAGAGAAGGGGAAAACAGGAACAAGCGACCCCCTGTCAACCAGCCTTCTCAGGGCAGACCAATGTTCAAGAGGCCCAATCAGTCGGGTGGACCTCCCTCAGGGAAATTCCCCTCCGATAACTACCAAGGACTCAAGCCATGCTCAACATGTGGCTTCAAGCACTCTGGGGAATGCCGAAGGGCAAGCGGTGTGTGTTTTGGATGTGGGAAAGCGGGGCACCGAATTGCAGAATGTCCTACCGCTGCCAACCGACCAGCAGGGTCAAACAGAGGAACTGGGCCAAATCCGGGAGCAGGCCCTAGTAAACCAAAAGAGGATAAACCCAATGCTAGGATCTTTGCCATGACTCAGAAAGAGGCTGATGACGCAACTGAAGTCGTGTCAGGTACCATTCTAATTCAATCAGTACCTGCCTATGCATTATTTGACTGCGGTGCTACCCATTCCTTtatgtctaagagatttgctAAGAAGTTAGGACGTAGGCCTGATAAGCTAACTGAACCTTTCCGAATAGCCACACCTACGAGTAGAGCTATAGAAACTGAGGAGATTTACAGAGATTGTGAAATCAGTATTAATAATCAGACTTTTAGCTCCGACTTGATACAGTTGATCATGGTCGATTTCGACATCATCTTagggatggattggttagcGAGAAACAGTGCAGTAGTAGATTGTAAGGGAAAGGAAGTCAAACTCCGAACCCCAAATCAGGAAGAAGTCGTGTTTCACGGTAAATCCAAGGGACGTAAATCACTATTGTCAGCATCTCAGGCTTGA